One Streptomyces coeruleorubidus DNA segment encodes these proteins:
- a CDS encoding VOC family protein, which yields MALAKLGVVVLDCPDPHALAGFYAEVLGGTPAVEADDSGEWVDLKVPGGPALAFQEAPGYVPPKWPSPDHSQQFHLDLDVEDLDAAEKGVLALGAKPLDAEDRTRTFRVYADPAGHPFCLCAC from the coding sequence ATGGCTCTCGCCAAGCTCGGTGTCGTCGTCCTGGACTGTCCCGACCCGCACGCACTGGCCGGCTTCTACGCCGAGGTGCTCGGCGGCACTCCCGCGGTGGAGGCCGACGACTCGGGCGAGTGGGTCGACCTGAAGGTGCCGGGCGGACCGGCGCTGGCCTTCCAGGAAGCTCCCGGGTACGTGCCGCCGAAGTGGCCGTCGCCCGACCACTCGCAGCAGTTCCATCTCGATCTGGACGTGGAGGACCTGGACGCGGCCGAGAAGGGCGTGCTGGCGCTCGGCGCGAAGCCGCTGGACGCCGAGGACCGGACAAGGACCTTCCGGGTTTACGCCGACCCGGCCGGGCACCCGTTCTGCCTCTGCGCCTGCTGA
- a CDS encoding VOC family protein: MSAVARFRTVVVDCPDPRELARFYAQVGGGTPEDDDPDWVVLRLPDGPRLAFQRSPGYTPPEWPRADRNAQQFHLDFDGGSTWEEIDAAEERVLALGARVLDREDYEKKDFRVYADPAGHPFCLCRIEHTA, encoded by the coding sequence ATGTCCGCTGTGGCACGTTTCCGTACCGTCGTCGTCGACTGCCCCGACCCGCGCGAGCTGGCCCGTTTCTACGCGCAGGTCGGGGGCGGCACACCCGAGGACGACGACCCGGACTGGGTGGTGCTGCGGCTCCCCGACGGGCCGCGGCTCGCCTTCCAGCGCTCGCCCGGGTACACCCCGCCGGAGTGGCCCCGGGCCGACCGCAACGCCCAGCAGTTCCACCTGGACTTCGACGGCGGGTCGACCTGGGAGGAGATCGACGCGGCCGAGGAGCGGGTGCTGGCGCTGGGGGCGCGGGTGCTGGACCGGGAGGACTACGAGAAGAAGGACTTCCGGGTGTACGCCGACCCGGCGGGGCATCCGTTCTGCCTGTGCCGGATCGAGCACACCGCCTGA
- a CDS encoding dipeptidase, with the protein MADLQDDLRATATAGEFGDLSEPYPDEAVMAAEPYEPVSDPDDEPMARAHAVLAAYPVADGYNGLPWALKRLSHYDLEEGEGTVDTDVPRLRRGHVGALFWSLHLPEGLDGDRAVGATLEQLDLAKAVARTCDEGLRQVCTAGQVADARNRGRVAVLLGPAGAPAVGDSLGILRQLHFLGLRVLTLTGVSWASDAGLTRFGEEVVREMNRLGVIVDLSGASAPTVRRVLRLSRAPVLCSRSAARALRPHPVNLPDDLLAELGAAKGLCLVPLTAEQTGPTVRDVADHLDHIRTVAGAQCVGLSGTYDSGSAHPQELGDTSCYPRLIAELLRRGWDEADVALLTWGNVQRVLRGADFAARAAQQRREPSAATISELDG; encoded by the coding sequence ATGGCAGACCTCCAGGACGACCTGCGCGCCACTGCCACGGCCGGTGAGTTCGGCGACCTGTCCGAGCCGTACCCCGACGAGGCCGTCATGGCGGCGGAGCCCTACGAGCCCGTCTCCGACCCGGACGACGAGCCGATGGCCCGGGCCCACGCCGTCCTCGCCGCCTACCCCGTGGCCGACGGCTACAACGGACTGCCCTGGGCGCTCAAGCGGCTGTCCCACTACGACCTGGAGGAGGGCGAGGGCACCGTCGACACGGACGTGCCCCGCCTGCGCCGCGGGCATGTGGGCGCGCTGTTCTGGTCGCTGCACCTGCCGGAGGGCCTGGACGGCGACCGGGCCGTCGGCGCCACCCTGGAGCAGCTGGACCTGGCCAAGGCCGTCGCCCGGACCTGCGACGAGGGACTGCGGCAGGTCTGCACGGCAGGGCAGGTCGCGGACGCCCGTAACCGCGGCCGCGTCGCCGTGCTCCTCGGTCCCGCCGGGGCCCCGGCCGTGGGCGACTCGCTGGGCATCCTGCGTCAGCTGCACTTCCTCGGCCTGCGCGTCCTGACGCTGACCGGCGTGTCCTGGGCGAGCGACGCGGGGCTGACGCGGTTCGGCGAGGAGGTCGTGCGCGAGATGAACCGGCTCGGCGTGATCGTGGACCTCTCCGGCGCCTCCGCGCCGACCGTCCGCCGGGTCCTGAGGCTCTCCCGGGCGCCCGTGCTGTGCAGCCGCTCCGCCGCCCGCGCCCTGCGCCCCCACCCGGTCAACCTCCCCGACGACCTGCTGGCGGAGCTGGGCGCGGCCAAGGGTCTGTGCCTGGTGCCGCTGACCGCCGAGCAGACCGGCCCGACCGTCCGCGACGTCGCCGACCATCTGGACCACATCCGGACCGTGGCCGGTGCGCAGTGCGTCGGGCTGTCCGGCACGTACGACTCGGGCTCGGCCCACCCGCAGGAACTCGGCGACACCTCCTGCTATCCGCGGCTGATCGCCGAGTTGCTGCGGCGTGGCTGGGACGAGGCCGACGTGGCCCTTCTTACCTGGGGCAACGTCCAGCGGGTGCTGCGCGGCGCCGACTTCGCCGCCCGCGCCGCCCAGCAGCGACGCGAGCCGTCGGCGGCGACCATCTCCGAGCTGGACGGGTGA
- a CDS encoding helix-turn-helix domain-containing protein: MPRSVDPSLNRRKLRLALKAARDKRGLTQRQAAEVLEWSLSKLIRIEAGSVSLSVTDLRAMLQEYGVEDPDLVTELEEAARGSKGQSWWSEYNDIISQPFAQYLGYESAANAIRGYHPSLIPSHLQIADYVSALFEAGQPNPRAQQHIDLRMARQERVLQEDGPEVEMILDEAALRRQVGGPATMRRQLGFIKDLVAERRATLRALPFTAGAHDSLDSTFFLLGFQADEDVLYMAGPGGMLTNRDDRELVARYQECFEDLRNKALTEDDTVALLDELIEQFHRT, translated from the coding sequence ATGCCCAGGTCCGTGGACCCGAGCCTCAACCGCCGCAAGCTGCGTCTCGCCCTCAAGGCAGCCCGCGACAAGCGCGGCCTGACCCAACGGCAGGCAGCCGAAGTGCTCGAGTGGTCGTTGTCCAAGCTGATCCGGATCGAGGCGGGCTCGGTCAGCCTCTCCGTGACGGACCTGCGGGCGATGCTCCAGGAATACGGGGTCGAAGATCCGGACCTGGTCACGGAACTGGAAGAGGCGGCCCGGGGCAGCAAAGGCCAGTCGTGGTGGTCCGAGTACAACGACATCATCAGCCAGCCCTTCGCCCAGTACCTGGGGTACGAGAGCGCGGCGAACGCCATCAGGGGCTACCACCCCAGCCTCATCCCCAGTCACTTGCAGATCGCGGACTACGTGTCCGCTCTGTTCGAGGCGGGCCAGCCCAACCCCAGGGCGCAACAACACATCGACCTCCGCATGGCCCGGCAGGAGCGGGTCCTTCAGGAGGACGGCCCCGAAGTGGAGATGATCCTCGACGAGGCGGCCCTGCGCCGCCAAGTCGGCGGACCCGCGACGATGCGCCGCCAACTGGGCTTCATCAAGGACCTGGTCGCCGAGCGCCGGGCCACTTTGCGGGCCCTGCCCTTCACCGCGGGCGCACACGACAGCCTGGACAGCACGTTCTTCCTCCTGGGCTTCCAGGCCGACGAAGACGTGCTCTACATGGCAGGCCCGGGAGGCATGCTCACCAACCGGGACGACCGTGAACTCGTCGCCCGGTACCAGGAATGCTTCGAGGATTTGCGCAACAAGGCGCTGACCGAGGACGACACGGTGGCGCTGCTCGACGAACTCATCGAACAATTCCACCGCACCTGA
- a CDS encoding DUF397 domain-containing protein, with product MREGAALAEDRGAVLWRKSSYSGGNSGEQCCEMAVVSGEILVRDSKSPNRMVLAFSPDAWRTAIAWMTCPVTGEAAP from the coding sequence GTGCGAGAGGGGGCGGCGTTGGCTGAGGATCGGGGTGCGGTTCTTTGGCGGAAGAGCAGTTACAGCGGTGGCAACAGCGGGGAACAGTGCTGCGAAATGGCCGTGGTCTCGGGGGAGATCCTCGTACGCGACTCGAAGTCCCCGAACCGCATGGTGCTGGCCTTCAGCCCGGACGCCTGGCGGACGGCGATAGCGTGGATGACCTGCCCGGTCACGGGCGAGGCGGCGCCATGA
- a CDS encoding dipeptidase, with the protein MTSLDDARALLAEFPVADGHNDLPWALREQVRYDLDARDVAADQSAHLHTDIPRLRAGGVGAQYWSVYVRTDSPDPVAATLEQIDCVRQLIDRHPEDLRPALTAADMAAARREGRIASLMGAEGGHSIANSLGTLRGLYGLGVRYLTLTHNDNVDWADSATDEPRAGGLTAFGRQVVREMNRLGMLVDLSHVAATTMRDALDTSSAPVIFSHSSARAVCDHPRNIPDDVLERLPANGGMAMVTFVPKFVLQAAVDWTAAADENMRAHGFHHLDTTAEAMKVHRAFEERHPRPVATVATVADHLDHMREAAGIDHLGIGGDYDGTAFTPDGLDDVSGYPNLIAELLDRGWSKADLAKLTWKNAVRVLDAAEDVARGLRGTRSPSNARIEDLDG; encoded by the coding sequence ATGACGTCCCTCGACGACGCCCGCGCGCTCCTCGCCGAGTTCCCCGTCGCCGACGGGCACAACGACCTGCCCTGGGCGCTGCGCGAGCAGGTCCGCTACGACCTCGACGCCCGCGATGTCGCCGCCGACCAGAGCGCCCACCTGCACACCGACATCCCGCGGCTGCGCGCGGGCGGGGTCGGTGCGCAGTACTGGTCGGTGTACGTCCGCACGGACTCGCCCGACCCGGTCGCGGCTACGCTCGAACAGATCGACTGCGTACGGCAGTTGATCGACCGGCACCCGGAGGACCTGCGGCCCGCGCTGACGGCCGCCGACATGGCGGCCGCGCGCCGGGAGGGCCGGATCGCCTCCCTCATGGGCGCGGAGGGCGGTCACTCCATCGCCAACTCCCTGGGCACCCTGCGCGGTCTGTACGGGCTCGGCGTGCGCTATCTGACCCTCACCCACAACGACAACGTGGACTGGGCGGACTCCGCGACCGACGAGCCGCGGGCCGGGGGCCTCACCGCGTTCGGCCGGCAGGTCGTGCGGGAGATGAACCGGCTCGGCATGCTCGTCGACCTCTCCCACGTGGCCGCGACGACCATGCGCGACGCGCTCGACACGAGCTCCGCCCCGGTGATCTTCTCCCACTCCTCGGCGCGGGCCGTGTGCGACCACCCGCGCAACATCCCGGACGACGTCCTGGAGCGGCTGCCCGCCAACGGCGGCATGGCGATGGTGACGTTCGTGCCGAAGTTCGTGCTCCAGGCCGCGGTCGACTGGACCGCCGCGGCCGACGAGAACATGCGCGCCCACGGCTTCCACCACCTCGACACCACCGCGGAGGCCATGAAGGTCCACCGCGCCTTCGAGGAGCGGCACCCGCGCCCCGTCGCGACGGTGGCCACGGTCGCGGACCACCTGGACCACATGCGCGAGGCCGCCGGCATCGACCACCTCGGCATCGGCGGCGACTACGACGGCACGGCCTTCACCCCCGACGGCCTGGACGACGTCTCCGGCTACCCGAACCTGATCGCGGAGCTGCTGGACCGCGGCTGGTCGAAGGCCGACCTGGCGAAGCTGACCTGGAAGAACGCGGTGCGGGTGCTGGACGCGGCCGAGGACGTGGCCCGCGGGCTCCGGGGCACGCGGTCGCCGTCCAACGCCCGTATCGAAGACCTGGACGGCTGA
- the purE gene encoding 5-(carboxyamino)imidazole ribonucleotide mutase, whose product MSPVVGIVMGSDSDWPVMEAAAKALDEFEIAYEVDVVSAHRMPREMVAYGEQADGRGLKVIIAGAGGAAHLPGMLASVTPLPVIGVPVPLKYLDGMDSLLSIVQMPAGVPVATVSVAGARNAGLLAARILAAHDEDLRARMREFQQELNDQATEKGKRLRSKVEGASGGFGFGK is encoded by the coding sequence ATGAGCCCTGTTGTTGGCATCGTCATGGGGTCGGACAGCGACTGGCCCGTCATGGAGGCAGCCGCCAAGGCCCTCGACGAGTTCGAGATCGCCTACGAGGTCGACGTCGTCTCCGCGCACCGCATGCCGCGCGAGATGGTCGCGTACGGCGAGCAGGCCGACGGCCGCGGGCTCAAGGTGATCATCGCCGGGGCCGGCGGCGCCGCCCACCTGCCCGGCATGCTCGCCTCCGTGACACCGCTGCCGGTCATCGGCGTGCCCGTGCCGCTGAAGTACCTCGACGGCATGGACAGCCTCCTGTCGATCGTGCAGATGCCGGCCGGTGTCCCGGTCGCCACGGTCTCCGTCGCCGGTGCCCGCAACGCCGGTCTGCTGGCGGCCCGGATCCTCGCCGCGCACGACGAGGACCTGCGCGCCCGCATGCGCGAGTTCCAGCAGGAGCTGAACGACCAGGCCACCGAGAAGGGCAAGCGCCTGCGCTCCAAGGTCGAGGGCGCGAGCGGCGGCTTCGGCTTCGGGAAGTGA
- a CDS encoding 5-(carboxyamino)imidazole ribonucleotide synthase, whose protein sequence is MTFPVVGMVGGGQLARMTHEAGIPLGIRFKLLSDTPQDSAAQVVSDVVVGDYRDLDTLREFARGCDVITFDHEHVPTEHLRALEADGIPVRPGPDALVHAQDKGVMRAKLDAIGVPCPRHRIVSDPQDVAAFAAEGEGFPVVLKTVRGGYDGKGVWVVGSVEEAADPFKAGVPVLAEEKVDFARELAANVVRSPHGQAVAYPVVESRQVNGVCDTVIAPAPGLDEALALRAEEMALNIAKELGVVGHLAVELFQTRDGRILVNELAMRPHNSGHWSMDGAVTSQFANHVRAVLDLPLGDPRPRATWTVMVNVLGGDYPDMYSAYLHCMARDPQLKIHMYGKDVKPGRKVGHVNTYGDDLDDVLERARHAAGYLRGTITE, encoded by the coding sequence GTGACGTTCCCGGTAGTCGGCATGGTCGGCGGGGGCCAGCTCGCTCGTATGACACACGAGGCAGGCATCCCGCTCGGCATCAGGTTCAAGCTCCTCAGTGACACCCCGCAGGACTCGGCTGCGCAGGTCGTGAGCGATGTCGTCGTAGGCGACTATCGCGACCTCGACACGCTGCGCGAGTTCGCCCGCGGGTGCGATGTGATCACCTTCGATCACGAACACGTACCCACCGAGCACCTCAGGGCCCTGGAGGCGGACGGCATCCCCGTGCGCCCCGGCCCCGACGCGCTCGTGCACGCCCAGGACAAGGGCGTGATGCGGGCGAAGCTCGACGCGATCGGCGTGCCCTGCCCCAGACACAGAATCGTCTCCGATCCGCAGGACGTGGCGGCCTTCGCCGCCGAGGGTGAGGGCTTCCCCGTCGTCCTCAAGACCGTCCGCGGCGGTTACGACGGCAAGGGCGTGTGGGTCGTCGGCTCCGTCGAGGAAGCCGCCGATCCGTTCAAGGCCGGTGTCCCCGTGCTCGCCGAGGAGAAGGTCGACTTCGCCCGCGAGCTCGCCGCCAACGTCGTACGCTCCCCGCACGGCCAGGCCGTCGCCTACCCGGTCGTGGAGTCCCGCCAGGTGAACGGCGTCTGCGACACGGTGATCGCGCCCGCCCCCGGCCTCGACGAGGCCCTCGCCCTCAGGGCCGAGGAGATGGCGCTGAACATCGCCAAGGAACTCGGCGTCGTCGGGCACCTCGCCGTCGAGCTGTTCCAGACCCGCGACGGCCGCATCCTCGTCAACGAACTCGCCATGCGCCCGCACAACTCCGGCCACTGGTCAATGGACGGCGCCGTCACCAGCCAGTTCGCCAATCACGTCCGGGCGGTCCTGGACCTGCCCCTCGGCGACCCGCGCCCGCGCGCCACGTGGACCGTCATGGTCAACGTCCTCGGCGGCGACTACCCGGACATGTACTCCGCGTACCTGCACTGCATGGCCCGCGACCCCCAGCTCAAGATCCACATGTACGGCAAGGACGTGAAGCCCGGCCGCAAGGTCGGCCACGTCAACACCTACGGCGACGACCTGGACGACGTGCTGGAGCGCGCCCGTCACGCTGCCGGCTACCTGAGAGGCACCATCACCGAATGA
- a CDS encoding GtrA family protein, translating to MGHGASRLRRLVHEVAKFGAVGGAGVLVNLLVFNLVRHVTDLQVVRASVIATVVAIIFNYIGFRYFTYRDRDKTRRTREMSLFLLFSAVGLVIENGVLYVATYSFGWNTPLQNNIFKFLGIGIATLFRFWSYRSWVFRALPAREAVAGAESILKGERARRSRAGQRVP from the coding sequence ATGGGACATGGTGCCTCGCGGCTCCGACGGCTCGTCCACGAAGTCGCCAAGTTCGGCGCGGTGGGCGGTGCCGGGGTGCTGGTCAACCTCCTCGTGTTCAACCTGGTACGGCATGTCACCGACCTCCAGGTGGTGCGCGCGAGCGTCATCGCGACCGTCGTCGCGATCATCTTCAACTACATCGGCTTCCGCTACTTCACCTACCGCGACCGCGACAAGACCCGCCGTACGCGGGAGATGTCCCTGTTCCTGCTGTTCAGCGCGGTCGGGCTGGTCATCGAGAACGGCGTCCTCTACGTGGCGACGTACAGCTTCGGCTGGAACACCCCGCTCCAGAACAACATCTTCAAGTTCCTCGGCATCGGCATCGCCACGCTGTTCCGCTTCTGGTCGTACCGCAGCTGGGTGTTCCGCGCCCTTCCGGCCCGTGAGGCGGTGGCGGGAGCGGAATCGATCCTGAAGGGCGAACGGGCCAGGCGGTCGCGGGCCGGGCAGCGGGTGCCGTAG
- a CDS encoding ATP-binding protein: MRRRLIQSTLAVVLVVIAVFGVSLVIVETRTISNSAQERVESEAVRLASIVDSRLFVAQQVDAEVLRKQVTQDHYYAVIRIPGEEPIEVGSKPSGDVITATAPGEEGETVTVQEPRSSVTREVGRTLLIIGLVALLAVVAAVLLAVRQANRLASPLTDLAETAERLGSGDPRPRHKRYGVPELDRVADVLDGSAERIARMLTAERRLAADASHQLRTPLTALSMRLEEITLTDDPDTVKEEATIALTQVERLTDVVERLLTNSRDPRTGSAVTFDLDEVIQQQLAEWRPAYRSAGRAIVSSGKRHLEAVGTPGAVAQVLAALIENSLMHGGGTVALRTRVTGNQAVIEVTDEGPGVPADLGARIFERAISGRNSTGIGLAVARDLAEADGGRLEMLQTKPPVFALFLSRTPVGKSHGGEDEPMIR, from the coding sequence ATGCGCCGCCGACTGATCCAGTCCACGCTCGCCGTGGTCCTCGTCGTGATCGCCGTCTTCGGCGTCTCCCTCGTCATCGTCGAGACCAGGACGATCAGCAACAGCGCCCAGGAGCGGGTGGAGTCCGAGGCGGTCCGGCTGGCCAGCATCGTCGACAGCCGGCTCTTCGTCGCCCAGCAGGTCGACGCGGAGGTGCTGCGCAAGCAGGTCACGCAGGACCACTACTACGCGGTGATCCGGATCCCCGGGGAGGAGCCCATCGAGGTCGGCTCCAAGCCGTCCGGGGACGTGATCACCGCGACCGCGCCCGGCGAGGAGGGCGAGACGGTCACCGTCCAGGAGCCGCGCTCCTCGGTGACCCGGGAGGTCGGCCGCACCCTGCTGATCATCGGGCTGGTCGCGCTGCTCGCGGTGGTGGCCGCGGTGCTGCTGGCGGTCCGCCAGGCGAACCGGCTCGCGTCGCCGCTGACCGACCTCGCGGAGACGGCCGAGCGGCTCGGCTCGGGCGATCCGCGCCCGCGGCACAAGCGGTACGGCGTGCCCGAGCTGGACCGGGTGGCGGACGTGCTGGACGGCTCGGCCGAGCGCATCGCGCGCATGCTGACCGCCGAGCGGCGGCTGGCCGCGGACGCCTCCCACCAGCTGCGGACGCCGCTGACGGCGCTGTCGATGCGGCTGGAGGAGATCACCCTCACCGACGACCCGGACACGGTGAAGGAAGAGGCGACGATCGCGCTGACCCAGGTCGAGCGGCTCACGGACGTCGTGGAGCGGCTGCTGACGAACTCCCGCGATCCGCGCACCGGCTCCGCCGTCACCTTCGACCTCGACGAGGTCATCCAGCAGCAGCTCGCCGAGTGGCGCCCCGCCTATCGCAGCGCGGGCCGGGCGATCGTCAGCTCCGGCAAGCGGCATCTGGAGGCCGTGGGCACCCCCGGAGCGGTCGCGCAGGTGCTGGCCGCACTGATCGAGAACTCCCTGATGCACGGCGGCGGCACGGTGGCGCTGCGCACCCGCGTCACCGGCAACCAGGCCGTCATCGAAGTCACGGACGAGGGCCCCGGCGTCCCCGCCGACCTCGGCGCCCGCATTTTCGAGCGGGCGATCAGCGGCCGCAACTCCACGGGCATCGGCCTGGCCGTGGCCCGCGACCTTGCGGAGGCGGACGGCGGCCGCCTGGAGATGCTCCAGACCAAGCCCCCGGTGTTCGCCCTGTTCCTGTCCCGCACGCCGGTCGGGAAGTCCCACGGCGGCGAGGACGAGCCGATGATCCGCTGA
- a CDS encoding response regulator transcription factor: protein MTRVLLAEDDASISEPLARALRREGYEVEVREDGPTALDAGMQGGVDLVVLDLGLPGMDGLEVARRLRGEGHGIPILILTARADEVDTVVGLDAGADDYVTKPFRLAELLARVRALLRRGAAEPQQPPATHGVRIDVESHRAWMGEEELQLTAKEFDLLRVLVRDAGRVVTRDQLMREVWDTTWWSSTKTLDMHISWLRKKLGDDAANPRYIATVRGVGFRFEKS, encoded by the coding sequence ATGACCCGTGTACTGCTCGCCGAGGACGACGCGTCCATCTCGGAGCCGCTGGCCCGTGCTCTGCGCCGGGAGGGCTACGAGGTCGAGGTGCGTGAGGACGGACCCACCGCTCTCGACGCCGGAATGCAGGGCGGCGTCGACCTGGTCGTGCTCGACCTGGGTCTGCCCGGCATGGACGGTCTGGAGGTGGCCCGCCGCCTGCGTGGCGAAGGCCACGGCATCCCGATCCTCATCCTGACCGCGCGCGCCGACGAGGTGGACACCGTCGTCGGGCTCGACGCGGGCGCCGACGACTACGTGACCAAGCCGTTCCGGCTCGCCGAGCTGCTCGCCCGCGTCCGCGCCCTGCTGCGCCGCGGCGCCGCCGAGCCGCAGCAGCCGCCCGCCACCCACGGCGTGCGGATCGACGTCGAGTCGCACCGCGCCTGGATGGGCGAGGAGGAGCTCCAGCTCACCGCCAAGGAGTTCGACCTGCTGCGGGTGCTGGTGCGCGACGCGGGCCGGGTCGTCACCCGCGACCAGCTGATGCGCGAGGTCTGGGACACGACCTGGTGGTCGTCGACCAAGACCCTCGACATGCACATCTCCTGGCTGCGCAAGAAGCTCGGCGACGACGCGGCCAACCCCCGCTACATCGCCACCGTGCGCGGTGTGGGCTTCCGCTTCGAGAAGAGCTGA
- a CDS encoding peptide MFS transporter: MASSLTKDSARPGTPGSEKTFFGHPRGLATLFMTEMWERFSYYGMRALLPLYLVAPGGLHLSAGTATAIYAVYLSLVYLLTLPGGWFADRVLGPRKTVAVAGLVIMLGHLCLALPAAASFYVGLGLVAIGSGLLKANISTMVGHLYDGPQDPRRDGGFTVFYIGINLGAFVAPLVIGTVGENVNWHLGFALAALGMALGLVQFLLGGRHLNPKSGEVPTPLSPAEKAATLRKGLIWLAVAVVFYGLVGGTGHFTLNWALIPLTLLGLIVPILVITRILRDKDLDAGERSKVSAYIWFFVAAAVFWMIYDQGGSTLSLFASEKADNTVFGWEFPVSWYQSVNPVLIMALAPVFAWLWLWLNRRGKEPSTIVKFASGLVLVGASFFLFLAPLSIAEGGHKAAAMWLVAIYFVQTVGELTLSPVGLSVTTKMAPAKYASQMMGVWFLAVTAGDSVTALLSNPAVGGINLDRTGFVALEAALAVVAGFAVYMFRKKVKGLMGEVR; this comes from the coding sequence ATGGCGTCCAGCCTGACGAAGGACTCGGCCCGTCCGGGCACCCCCGGTTCCGAGAAGACCTTCTTCGGCCACCCCCGCGGACTGGCCACTTTGTTCATGACCGAGATGTGGGAGCGGTTCTCCTACTACGGCATGAGGGCCCTGCTCCCGCTGTACCTGGTGGCCCCCGGTGGCCTGCACCTGAGCGCGGGCACGGCGACGGCGATCTACGCCGTGTACCTGTCGCTGGTGTACCTGCTCACCCTGCCCGGCGGCTGGTTCGCCGACCGTGTGCTCGGCCCCCGCAAGACGGTCGCCGTCGCGGGCCTGGTCATCATGCTCGGCCACCTGTGCCTGGCGCTGCCCGCGGCCGCGAGCTTCTACGTCGGCCTGGGCCTGGTCGCCATCGGTTCCGGTCTGCTGAAGGCCAACATCTCCACGATGGTCGGCCACCTCTACGACGGCCCGCAGGACCCGCGCCGGGACGGCGGCTTCACCGTCTTCTACATCGGCATCAACCTCGGCGCCTTCGTCGCGCCGCTGGTCATCGGCACCGTCGGTGAGAACGTCAACTGGCACCTGGGCTTCGCCCTGGCCGCGCTCGGCATGGCGCTGGGCCTCGTCCAGTTCCTGCTCGGCGGCCGCCACCTGAACCCGAAGAGCGGCGAGGTCCCGACCCCGCTGTCGCCCGCCGAGAAGGCCGCCACCCTGCGCAAGGGCCTGATCTGGCTGGCCGTCGCCGTGGTCTTCTACGGACTGGTCGGCGGCACCGGCCACTTCACCCTGAACTGGGCGCTGATCCCGCTCACGCTCCTCGGCCTGATCGTGCCGATCCTGGTCATCACCCGCATCCTGCGCGACAAGGACCTGGACGCCGGCGAGCGCTCGAAGGTGTCGGCGTACATCTGGTTCTTCGTCGCCGCAGCCGTCTTCTGGATGATCTACGACCAGGGCGGCTCGACCCTGTCGCTCTTCGCCAGCGAGAAGGCCGACAACACCGTCTTCGGCTGGGAGTTCCCGGTCTCCTGGTACCAGTCGGTCAACCCGGTGCTGATCATGGCCCTGGCGCCCGTCTTCGCCTGGCTGTGGCTGTGGCTGAACCGGCGTGGCAAGGAGCCCAGCACCATCGTGAAGTTCGCCTCCGGCCTGGTGCTGGTGGGTGCGTCCTTCTTCCTCTTCCTCGCCCCGCTGTCGATCGCGGAGGGCGGTCACAAGGCCGCGGCGATGTGGCTGGTCGCGATCTACTTCGTGCAGACCGTCGGCGAGCTGACGCTGTCGCCGGTGGGCCTGTCCGTGACGACGAAGATGGCGCCGGCGAAGTACGCCTCGCAGATGATGGGCGTCTGGTTCCTCGCGGTCACCGCGGGCGACTCCGTCACCGCGCTGCTGTCCAACCCGGCCGTCGGCGGGATCAACCTGGACCGGACGGGATTCGTGGCGCTGGAGGCGGCGCTGGCCGTGGTCGCCGGTTTCGCGGTGTACATGTTCCGCAAGAAGGTCAAGGGGCTCATGGGCGAAGTCCGCTGA
- a CDS encoding LPXTG cell wall anchor domain-containing protein: MSYRNRTAALASAAALAGSAVLMTAPTARAEVVDVNYQCKTPIGDKSAVSPIDIKGVRSGSGYRITMSWQKGVSSSPVELGKGAMTPSATIALGGADSGTLTVTGPANDAAIPANTPIKINDLSGTYTPKKSGEVTFTAGVLTIKALGTTTTCTPTNDPGPSLTLDVTAASGGGATGSTQGGGSGSGSGSGAELPQTGPEDSAIALGTLGGTVLLAGTAGALWLTRRHQGA; the protein is encoded by the coding sequence GTGTCGTACCGGAATCGAACCGCCGCGCTCGCGTCCGCCGCGGCCCTGGCCGGCTCGGCGGTGTTGATGACCGCCCCCACGGCCCGGGCCGAGGTCGTCGACGTCAACTACCAGTGCAAGACGCCGATCGGCGACAAGAGCGCCGTCTCGCCCATCGACATCAAGGGTGTCAGGAGCGGCAGCGGCTACCGCATCACCATGTCCTGGCAGAAGGGCGTCTCCTCCAGCCCGGTCGAACTGGGCAAGGGCGCGATGACCCCGAGCGCCACCATCGCCCTGGGCGGCGCGGACAGCGGCACCCTGACGGTGACCGGCCCCGCCAACGACGCCGCGATCCCCGCCAACACCCCGATCAAGATCAACGACCTGAGCGGTACGTACACGCCGAAGAAGAGCGGCGAGGTCACCTTCACGGCCGGCGTGCTCACCATCAAGGCGCTCGGCACGACGACCACGTGCACACCGACGAACGACCCGGGCCCGTCCCTGACCCTCGACGTCACGGCCGCGAGCGGCGGCGGCGCCACCGGCTCCACCCAGGGCGGCGGCTCCGGCTCGGGCTCCGGCTCCGGCGCCGAACTCCCGCAGACCGGCCCCGAGGACTCGGCCATAGCCCTCGGCACCCTCGGCGGGACGGTCCTGCTCGCCGGCACGGCGGGCGCCCTGTGGCTGACACGACGCCACCAGGGGGCTTAG